A DNA window from Bdellovibrio sp. BCCA contains the following coding sequences:
- a CDS encoding class I SAM-dependent methyltransferase encodes MDLMKLYFEWDVPNWSRSYEVWRDYIPSGRARCLEIGARRGGLSLMLAMNGNFVVCSDLESPETVAYKSHKRFEYSGQIHYKALDVHNIGLQNEFDVIIFKSVLGGVARRNDIKLAKSVAQELSKALRPGGLILFAENASGTFLHRLVRRVFRRWGNSWSYFTPDEMREIFEDFEFVEFKSIGFLAPFAIGKRMRSLFYLFDRHFDCFLSDNSKYITTAVLKKK; translated from the coding sequence ATGGATTTAATGAAATTATATTTTGAATGGGATGTACCTAACTGGTCTCGTAGCTATGAAGTATGGCGGGATTACATTCCTAGTGGCCGTGCAAGATGTCTAGAGATCGGAGCAAGAAGAGGTGGGTTGTCTCTGATGCTGGCTATGAACGGAAATTTTGTTGTTTGTTCGGATTTGGAGAGTCCTGAGACAGTGGCTTATAAATCTCATAAGCGGTTTGAGTACTCTGGGCAAATCCACTATAAAGCTCTAGATGTGCATAACATTGGTCTACAGAATGAATTCGACGTCATTATATTCAAGTCTGTCTTAGGGGGAGTCGCTCGAAGAAATGATATTAAGCTGGCGAAATCCGTTGCGCAAGAATTGTCGAAAGCTTTGAGACCAGGTGGGCTTATTTTATTTGCAGAAAATGCGTCAGGAACTTTCCTACATCGGTTAGTGAGGAGAGTATTTCGTCGTTGGGGAAATTCTTGGTCCTATTTTACTCCAGATGAAATGCGTGAAATTTTTGAGGACTTCGAGTTTGTCGAGTTTAAAAGTATTGGCTTTTTAGCTCCCTTTGCCATTGGCAAAAGGATGAGAAGTTTATTTTATCTTTTTGACCGCCACTTCGATTGTTTTTTATCCGATAATTCTAAATACATCACTACGGCTGTCTTGAAGAAAAAATAG
- a CDS encoding DegT/DnrJ/EryC1/StrS family aminotransferase, with protein sequence MAETACALWGIQVTSFLPFALPDIGEEEIQEVVNSLRSGWVTTGPKTKQFESDFTEYLGDGLESISVNSATAGLHLALEALGIGPGDEVITTTYTFTATGEVIRYLGAHPVFVDIDPKTFNIDPKKIEEKITAKTKAIIPVHFAGLSCDMNEIIRIARKHNLKIVEDAAHALPTLYDGKLIGTLETDITVFSFYATKTITTGEGGMIVTRDPALAKRMKVMRLHGISRDAFDRYTSTKPAWFYEVIAPGFKYNLTDIASSMGIHQLKKANKFQERRQQMAEVYLKELADLPLELPPLAAKPTDLHAWHLFVVRLQTPKVSREQFIVQMAERSIGTSVHFIPLHLQPYWSDTYSLKSEDFPMATESFNNAVSLPLYTKMTDQDQQRVIKAVREILCG encoded by the coding sequence ATGGCGGAGACTGCCTGCGCATTGTGGGGTATTCAAGTGACTAGTTTTTTGCCTTTTGCCTTGCCGGATATTGGAGAAGAAGAAATTCAAGAAGTTGTCAATTCGCTCAGATCGGGCTGGGTGACAACGGGACCAAAAACAAAACAATTTGAATCTGACTTCACGGAATACTTGGGTGACGGCTTAGAATCGATTTCCGTGAACTCTGCCACAGCTGGATTGCATCTAGCGTTAGAGGCTTTGGGCATTGGCCCCGGTGATGAAGTCATCACAACAACCTACACATTCACGGCGACGGGCGAAGTGATCCGTTATCTCGGAGCGCACCCAGTGTTCGTAGATATCGATCCTAAAACTTTCAATATCGATCCGAAAAAAATCGAAGAAAAAATCACGGCAAAAACAAAAGCCATCATTCCAGTCCACTTTGCAGGTTTGTCCTGTGATATGAACGAAATTATTCGTATTGCTCGTAAGCACAATTTGAAAATCGTAGAGGATGCCGCTCATGCGTTGCCGACTCTATATGACGGAAAACTTATCGGGACCTTAGAGACAGATATTACGGTCTTTTCGTTTTATGCCACGAAAACCATCACGACAGGTGAAGGTGGTATGATTGTTACGCGCGATCCGGCATTGGCAAAGCGAATGAAAGTCATGCGTTTGCACGGAATTAGTCGCGATGCCTTTGATAGATACACTTCGACAAAACCGGCTTGGTTCTATGAAGTGATTGCTCCAGGATTTAAATACAACCTGACTGACATCGCATCTTCAATGGGTATTCATCAGTTGAAAAAAGCCAATAAGTTCCAGGAACGTCGTCAGCAAATGGCGGAAGTTTATTTAAAAGAATTGGCTGATTTACCTCTGGAACTTCCACCGTTGGCGGCAAAACCGACAGATCTGCATGCATGGCATCTTTTCGTTGTTCGCTTGCAAACTCCAAAAGTTTCTAGAGAACAATTTATTGTACAAATGGCAGAAAGAAGCATTGGAACAAGCGTTCATTTTATTCCTCTGCATTTGCAACCCTACTGGAGTGATACCTACTCTTTGAAATCTGAGGATTTCCCGATGGCAACAGAGAGCTTCAACAATGCCGTGAGTTTGCCACTGTATACGAAAATGACGGATCAAGATCAGCAACGAGTCATTAAGGCGGTTCGTGAGATTCTATGTGGTTAG
- a CDS encoding sugar transferase, which produces MWLGKRVFDFVLAMIGLVVLSPLFILIALWIKMDSAGPIFFRQTRVGLNGRVFRIHKFRTMRTDAEKIGPQLTVGRDARVTRSGELLRKYKIDELPQLIDVLVGSMSFVGPRPEVPRYVDKYPAGVKEKALSVRPGITDRASIEFKDENEILGGSADPEKDYVEKILPIKLKYHLEYVARASLSEDLKLIFLTLKEIFISR; this is translated from the coding sequence ATGTGGTTAGGGAAACGCGTTTTTGATTTCGTGTTGGCGATGATCGGATTGGTCGTTCTTTCGCCTTTGTTTATTCTAATCGCTTTATGGATTAAAATGGATTCCGCTGGCCCCATTTTTTTTCGTCAAACCCGAGTGGGACTTAACGGAAGAGTTTTTAGAATTCATAAGTTTCGCACGATGAGGACCGATGCTGAAAAGATTGGTCCGCAATTAACTGTAGGGCGCGATGCACGGGTCACTCGTTCTGGCGAATTGTTAAGAAAGTATAAAATTGACGAGTTGCCCCAACTCATAGATGTGCTGGTGGGGAGCATGAGTTTTGTGGGGCCTCGCCCCGAAGTGCCGCGATATGTTGATAAGTATCCAGCTGGCGTGAAAGAAAAAGCACTGTCAGTACGCCCTGGAATCACCGATAGAGCCTCAATTGAATTCAAAGATGAAAACGAAATATTAGGTGGCTCCGCAGATCCCGAAAAGGACTATGTCGAAAAAATTCTACCTATCAAGTTAAAATACCATCTTGAATATGTAGCTAGGGCTTCGTTATCAGAAGATTTAAAGTTGATATTTTTGACCCTTAAAGAGATATTTATTTCTCGTTAA